Proteins co-encoded in one Dasypus novemcinctus isolate mDasNov1 chromosome 6, mDasNov1.1.hap2, whole genome shotgun sequence genomic window:
- the BNIP3 gene encoding BCL2/adenovirus E1B 19 kDa protein-interacting protein 3, whose protein sequence is MAQSGAPGLQEESLQGSWVELHFSSNGNGGGVPASVSVYDGDMEKILLDAQHESGRSSSKSSHCDSPPRSQTPQGANRASEADSQSTGEKNSSQSEEDYIERRKEVESILKKNSDWIWDWSSRPENIPPKEFLFRHPRRAAGLSMRNTRAMKKGGVFSAEFLTVFLPSLLLSHLLAIGLGIYIGRRLTTSTSTF, encoded by the exons ATGGCGCAGAGCGGCGCCCCCGGGCTGCAGGAGGAGAGCCTGCAGG GCTCGTGGGTAGAGCTGCACTTCAGCAGCAACGGGAACGGGGGCGGCGTGCCAGCCTCGGTGTCGGTCTACGATGGCGACATGGAGAAGATCCTGCTGGATGCCCAGCACGAGTCTGGCCGGAGCAGCTCCAAGAGCTCTCACTGCGACAG CCCCCCGCGCTCACAGACGCCCCAGGGTGCTAACAGAGCTTCAGAAGCCGACTCCCAGAGCACTGGCGAGAAGAACAGCTCCCAG TCTGAGGAAGACTACattgagagaaggaaggaagtcGAAAGCATCTTGAAGAAAAACTCCGACTGGATATGGGATTGGTCTAGCCGGCCAGAAAACATCCCCCCCAA GGAGTTCCTCTTCAGGCACCCGCGGCGCGCCGCCGGCCTCAGCATGCGCAACACGCGAGCCATGAAGAAGGGTGGCGTCTTCTCGGCCGAGTTCCTCACCGTCTTCCTCCCGTCGCTGCTGCTCTCCCACTTGCTGGCCATCGGACTGGG